From Oncorhynchus keta strain PuntledgeMale-10-30-2019 chromosome 25, Oket_V2, whole genome shotgun sequence, one genomic window encodes:
- the LOC118358455 gene encoding golgin subfamily A member 3-like isoform X2, which produces MENHNSVIAEMETTNVEIHQLDLVPQSKDGGADSVVSDAQLLKKGGLEKPTASGDVLNGFVKADVVPNGERVAEGPRPGAGGDGRLNGPLPPPSPPAAQGTCPPVSPQSKEPSQADKEPSLEMENEEKIRRDARRRLEEQLKQYRVQRHKETSYRSTPKSRSGFSTLDPDLMMHPEVLPRASTTSMTTEYSFLRTSVPRGPKLGSLGIPPAKERKSRPPRPSKIHSLADYKTLEPVGGTNDGGGFRTSEDSSLGSNLSSVSTLSEVSMMSEVGSVEMTSLEALLGSSMSLQDNTSEMDAGSESGMGSRPGVDGDDSSTYSSVSTSAGGTGIYGMLAEAVGRQRGGNYMVEGREIIPEAMGNFPSLQEVLQAASDEQHLLEQDREGTGGPRSRRDSFSSSVSLESSVMGHDEMLQVLKEKMRLEGQLESLSSEANQALKEKTELQAKLATVNAQLQAQVEQSHASQEKQSSLNKEVSTLRQSCFQLERAMVELQGNLESKNAGLASLGNDLQVAEEQYQRLMGKVEEMQQNVTSRDNAVQELRQQMGGLQTQLQHVQLERTTLQSRLKTSQAEIISLQQVRQWYQQQLALAQEARVRLQGEMANMQAGQMTQIGALEHLKLENVTLSHQLTQTQHRSIKEKERIAVQLQSIEADMMTQEAAYQQIQDAKSMVEDDLQHKLDEFEEEREHLQKLANTASSLERELEQMKVTLSQKDLQLESLQKEHLELMRQLTATQESLHTKEQSINQLEARYLELEATLAELQTETNGKDENIQYLQNEKIVLEVALQVARADKSQLDEGAERLGEEVLVASDVLDQLRQEVQVKSSQIGSLQQDNGTLKKQAQKLKEQFMQQKVMVEAYRRDASSKEQLISELKSTKKRLVSEVKGLKQELLEAHGEKQKAELEQSRLQTEVVRVQQQMNSLENHLQSVQTERDQLESQIQSLQFDQSQLAAVTEENEGLKKQVDLMQSEARKAISEQKVRMKRLGTDLTSAQKDMKAKHKAYENAVGILSRRLQEALADKETTEAELVKLKAQVSDGGNNQALQDKIKALQSEHQAVSYSKAMLEKELQEVISLTSTELEELQEKVMELEDELQEARCFKRRIRRLEDANKKLSLELEHEKGKLTGLGQSHNALREHTNILETALAKREADLVQLNLQVQAVLKRKEEEDQQMKQLVQTLQVALEKEKAKVKDLKEQVAAAKAEAAHNRRHYRAAMLELCEIKKDLLAKEELVKALHSEAHKLQAQDEKHSQEVSRFQEELSEAHSQLQILQKQLDEQLSKQPLTNQEVEDLKWEVEQRQREIEAQRQQLELVEQCSQSELDSLQTALQSIKVELESVQDELSSTRKDKFMLQAKVGELRNSMKTVLLQNQQLKLDLKQNRLRKQRMEPSNPSNPVTPVKIPDCPVPASLLDELLKPSASVNKEPLNNLHNCLRQLKHEMDNLQKQMEEHTVTVHESMTSWTNAEEELTRLGVPLENDSITAPPLNQVDRNGGAEEAQPS; this is translated from the exons ATGGAAAACCACAACTCAGTCATTGCTGAGATGGAGACAACCAATGTAGAAATCCATCAACTAGACCTGGTACCACAGTCCAAAGACGGTGGTGCTGATTCTGTGGTGAGTGACGCTCAGCTACTGAAGAAAGGAGGGCTGGAGAAGCCGACAGCATCAGGGGATGTTCTTAATG GTTTTGTTAAGGCAGACGTGGTGCCAAATGGAGAACGAGTGGCAGAGGGCCCGCGGCCAGGCGCAGGAGGGGACGGCCGTCTAAATGGCCCCCTGCCGCCTCCGTCGCCCCCTGCTGCCCAAGGCACCTGCCCACCTGTCAGTCCCCAGTCCAAAGAGCCATCCCAAG CTGACAAAGAGCCATCACTGGAGATGGAGAATGAGGAGAAGATCCGCCGTGATGCTCGCCGACGGCTGGAGGAGCAGCTGAAACAGTACAGAGTGCAAAGGCACAAGGAGACG tcCTACCGCTCCACCCCAAAGAGCCGCAGTGGGTTCAGCACTCTGGACCCAGACCTCATGATGCACCCAGAGGTTCTTCCCCGGGCCAGCACCACCTCCATGACCACCGAGTACTCCTTCCTGCGAACCAGCGTCCCCCGGGGCCCTAAGCTGGGCAGCTTGGGCATTCCACCAGCCAAGGAAAGAAAGTCACGACCACCCCGCCCCAGCAAGATCCACTCACTGGCCGATTACAAGACCCTCGAGCCAGTAGGGGGCACTAATGATGGTGGTGGGTTCAGAACGTCTGAAGACTCCTCCCTGGGGTCCAACCTGAGCTCTGTATCCACCCTGTCCGAGGTCAGCATGATGTCAGAGGTTGGCTCCGTGGAGATGACCTCTTTGGAGGCTCTGCTGGGGTCATCAATGTCTCTCCAGGACAACACCTCGGAAATGGATGCCGGCAGCGAGTCGGGTATGGGGTCGCGGCCTGGTGTCGATGGGGATGACAGCTCTACCTACAGCAGCGTGTCCACCTCCGCCGGGGGTACTGGGATCTATGGCATGCTGGCTGAAGCAGTgggcaggcagagaggagggaactACATGGTGGAGGGTAGGGAGATCATTCCGGAGGCCATGGGCAACTTCCCATCACTGCAGGAGGTGCTGCAGGCTGCCAGCGACGAACAGCACCTGCTGGAGCAGGACAGGGAGGGGACCGGGGGACCACGCAGCCGCAGGGACAGTTTCTCCAGCAG TGTGTCATTGGAGAGCTCCGTGATGGGACATGACGAAATGCTCCAGGTTCTGAAGGAGAAGATGAGACTGGAGGGCCAGCTAGAGTCTCTGTCTTCTGAGGCCAACCAG GCTCTGAAAGAGAAGACTGAGCTCCAGGCCAAGCTGGCTACAGTCAATGCCCAGCTGCAGGCCCAGGTGGAGCAGTCCCATGCCAGCCAAGAGAAGCAGAGCTCCCTCAACAAGGAAGTGTCCACCCTGCGCCAGAGCTGCTTCCAGCTGGAGAGGGCCATGGTGGAGCTGCAGGGCAACCTGGAGAGCAAGAACGCTGGCCTGGCCTCGCTGGGCAACGATCTGCAGGTGGCTGAGGAGCAATACCAGAGACTCATGGGGAAGGTAGAGGAGATGCAGCAGAATGTGACCTCCAGGGATAACGCTG TTCAGGAGTTACGTCAGCAGATGGGTGGTCTCCAGACTCAGCTCCAGCACGTCCAGCTAGAGCGCACCACCCTGCAGAGCAGGTTGAAGACCTCCCAGGCAGAGATCATCTCGCTGCAGCAGGTCCGCCAGTGGTACCAGCAGCAGCTAGCGCTGGCCCAGGAGGCTCGGGTCCGACTCCAGGGCGAAATGGCCAACATGCAG GCTGGGCAGATGACCCAGATTGGTGCCTTGGAACACCTGAAGCTGGAGAACGTGACTCTGTCCCACCAGCTGACACAAACCCAGCATCGCTCAATCAAAGAGAAGGAGCGCATTGCTGTACAGCTGCAGAGTATTgag GCTGACATGATGACCCAGGAAGCTGCCTATCAGCAGATACAGGATGCCAAGAGCATGGTGGAGGACGACCTTCAGCACAAACTGGACGAGTTTGAGGAGGAGCGAGAGCACTTACAGAAGCTGGCCAACACCGCCAGCTCTctggagagagagctagagcag ATGAAGGTGACCCTATCCCAGAAGGACCTGCAGCTGGAGTCCCTCCAGAAGGAGCATCTGGAGCTTATGAGACAGCTGACAGCCACTCAGGAGAGCCTTCACACCAAAGAGCAGTCCATCAACCAGCTGGAGGCCCGCTACCTCGAGCTGGAGGCTACGCTGGCAGAGCTGCAGACAGAGACCAACGGCAAGGATGAGAACATCCAGTACCTGCAGAATGAGAAGATCGTGCTGGAGGTGGCCCTCCAGGTGGCCAGAGCTGATAAAAGTCAGCTGGACGAGGGGGCggagaggctgggggaggaggTGCTGGTGGCCTCAGATGTCCTTGATCAGCTCAGGCAGGAGGTCCAAGTCAAATCCTCACAG ATTGGATCTCTGCAGCAGGATAATGGCACCCTGAAGAAACAAGCTCAGAAATTGAAAGAGCAGTTCATGCAGCAAAAG GTGATGGTGGAGGCATATCGGCGGGATGCCAGCTCCAAGGAGCAGCTCATCAGCGAGCTGAAGTCAACTAAGAAGCGTCTGGTGTCAGAGGTGAAGGGACTGAAGCAGGAGCTGCTGGAGGCCCATGGGGAGAAACAGAAAGCTGAGCTGGAGCAGAGCCGGCTGCAGACGGAAGTGGTCCGGGTCCAGCAGCAAATGAACAGCCTGGAGAACCACCTGCAGTCTGTGCAGACCGAGAGGGATCAGCTGGAGTCTCAGATACAG TCCTTGCAGTTTGACCAGAGCCAGCTAGCAGCAGTGACTGAGGAGAATGAGGGCCTGAAGAAACAGGTGGACCTGATGCAGTCTGAAGCCAGGAA GGCCATCTCAGAACAGAAGGTGAGAATGAAGCGGCTGGGGACAGATTTGACCAGCGCGCAGAAAGATATGAAGGCCAAGCACAAGGCCTATGAGAACGCAGTGGGCATCCTGAGTCGCAGGCTCCAAGAGGCCCTGGCCGACAAGGAGACCACCGAGGCAGAGCTGGTCAAACTCAAGGCCCAGGTCTCAGACGGCGGCAACAACCAGGCCCTGCAG GATAAGATTAAGGCTCTGCAGAGTGAACACCAGGCTGTGAGCTACAGCAAGGCCATGCTGGAGAAGGAGCTACAGGAGGTCATCTCCCTCACCAGCACTGAGCTGGAAGAGTTACAGGAGAAAGTAATGGAGCTAGAAGATGAG CTGCAGGAGGCGCGATGCTTCAAGAGGAGGATTAGACGACTGGAAGACGCCAACAAGAAATTATCCCTGGAGCTGGAGCATGAGAAAGGGAAGTTGACGGGACTAGGGCAGTCCCATAATGCACTGCGGGAGCATACCAATATTCTAGAGACTGCCCTGGCCAAGAGGGAGGCCGACCTGGTCCAGCTCAACCTCCAG GTGCAAGCTGTACTAAAACGCAAAGAGGAGGAAGACCAACAGATGAAACAGCTGGTCCAGACACTACAGGTCGCCTTGGAGAAAGAAAAAGCCAAAGTCAAGGACCTGAAAGAGCAG GTGGCAGCAGCTAAGGCAGAGGCTGCCCACAACAGGCGGCATTACAGGGCAGCCATGCTGGAGCTGTGTGAGATCAAGAAGGACCTGCTGGCCAAAGAAGAGCTGGTCAAAGCCCTGCACAGCGAGGCACACAAACTACA GGCTCAGGATGAGAAACACTCTCAGGAGGTGTCCAGGTTCCAGGAGGAGCTATCAGAGGCCCACTCCCAGCTCCAGATCCTCCAGAAACAGCTGGATGAACAGCTTAGCAAGCAGCCCCTCACCAACCAGGAG GTTGAGGATTTGAAGTGGGAGGTGGagcagaggcagagggagatCGAGGCCCAGAGACAGCAGCTGGAACTGGTGGAGCAGTGCAGCCAGAGTGAGCTGGACAGCCTGCAGACAGCTCTACAG AGCATTAAGGTGGAGCTGGAGTCTGTGCAGGATGAACTGAGCAGCACCAGAAAGGATAAGTTCATGCTGCAGGCCAAGGTGGGGGAGCTGAGGAACAGCATGAAGACTGTTCTGCTGCAGAACCAGCAGCTCAAACTGGACCTCAAACAAAACCGCCTCCGAAAG CAGAGGATGGAGCCATCGAACCCATCAAATCCAGTGACCCCGGTGAAGATCCCAGACTGCCCTGTGCCTGCCTCCCTACTGGATGAGTTGCTCAAGCCCTCTGCCTCCGTCAACAAGGAGCCCCTCAATAACCTGCACAACTGTCTGCGCCAGCTCAA GCATGAGATGGACAACCTTCAGAAACAAATGGAGGAGCACACAGTCACCGTGCACGAGTCCATGACGTCATGGACTAACGCAGAGGAGGAATTGACTCGACTGGGGGTGCCGCTGGAGAATGACTCCATAACAGCTCCCCCTCTAAACCAGGTGGACCGTAACGGAGGAGCGGAGGAGGCACAGCCATCGTAA
- the LOC118358455 gene encoding golgin subfamily A member 3-like isoform X1 has protein sequence MENHNSVIAEMETTNVEIHQLDLVPQSKDGGADSVVSDAQLLKKGGLEKPTASGDVLNGFVKADVVPNGERVAEGPRPGAGGDGRLNGPLPPPSPPAAQGTCPPVSPQSKEPSQGVAAIPPPMLEKSEGASAVGPAHKGDALQSLRLSMPMQETELSDKEPSLEMENEEKIRRDARRRLEEQLKQYRVQRHKETSYRSTPKSRSGFSTLDPDLMMHPEVLPRASTTSMTTEYSFLRTSVPRGPKLGSLGIPPAKERKSRPPRPSKIHSLADYKTLEPVGGTNDGGGFRTSEDSSLGSNLSSVSTLSEVSMMSEVGSVEMTSLEALLGSSMSLQDNTSEMDAGSESGMGSRPGVDGDDSSTYSSVSTSAGGTGIYGMLAEAVGRQRGGNYMVEGREIIPEAMGNFPSLQEVLQAASDEQHLLEQDREGTGGPRSRRDSFSSSVSLESSVMGHDEMLQVLKEKMRLEGQLESLSSEANQALKEKTELQAKLATVNAQLQAQVEQSHASQEKQSSLNKEVSTLRQSCFQLERAMVELQGNLESKNAGLASLGNDLQVAEEQYQRLMGKVEEMQQNVTSRDNAVQELRQQMGGLQTQLQHVQLERTTLQSRLKTSQAEIISLQQVRQWYQQQLALAQEARVRLQGEMANMQAGQMTQIGALEHLKLENVTLSHQLTQTQHRSIKEKERIAVQLQSIEADMMTQEAAYQQIQDAKSMVEDDLQHKLDEFEEEREHLQKLANTASSLERELEQMKVTLSQKDLQLESLQKEHLELMRQLTATQESLHTKEQSINQLEARYLELEATLAELQTETNGKDENIQYLQNEKIVLEVALQVARADKSQLDEGAERLGEEVLVASDVLDQLRQEVQVKSSQIGSLQQDNGTLKKQAQKLKEQFMQQKVMVEAYRRDASSKEQLISELKSTKKRLVSEVKGLKQELLEAHGEKQKAELEQSRLQTEVVRVQQQMNSLENHLQSVQTERDQLESQIQSLQFDQSQLAAVTEENEGLKKQVDLMQSEARKAISEQKVRMKRLGTDLTSAQKDMKAKHKAYENAVGILSRRLQEALADKETTEAELVKLKAQVSDGGNNQALQDKIKALQSEHQAVSYSKAMLEKELQEVISLTSTELEELQEKVMELEDELQEARCFKRRIRRLEDANKKLSLELEHEKGKLTGLGQSHNALREHTNILETALAKREADLVQLNLQVQAVLKRKEEEDQQMKQLVQTLQVALEKEKAKVKDLKEQVAAAKAEAAHNRRHYRAAMLELCEIKKDLLAKEELVKALHSEAHKLQAQDEKHSQEVSRFQEELSEAHSQLQILQKQLDEQLSKQPLTNQEVEDLKWEVEQRQREIEAQRQQLELVEQCSQSELDSLQTALQSIKVELESVQDELSSTRKDKFMLQAKVGELRNSMKTVLLQNQQLKLDLKQNRLRKQRMEPSNPSNPVTPVKIPDCPVPASLLDELLKPSASVNKEPLNNLHNCLRQLKHEMDNLQKQMEEHTVTVHESMTSWTNAEEELTRLGVPLENDSITAPPLNQVDRNGGAEEAQPS, from the exons ATGGAAAACCACAACTCAGTCATTGCTGAGATGGAGACAACCAATGTAGAAATCCATCAACTAGACCTGGTACCACAGTCCAAAGACGGTGGTGCTGATTCTGTGGTGAGTGACGCTCAGCTACTGAAGAAAGGAGGGCTGGAGAAGCCGACAGCATCAGGGGATGTTCTTAATG GTTTTGTTAAGGCAGACGTGGTGCCAAATGGAGAACGAGTGGCAGAGGGCCCGCGGCCAGGCGCAGGAGGGGACGGCCGTCTAAATGGCCCCCTGCCGCCTCCGTCGCCCCCTGCTGCCCAAGGCACCTGCCCACCTGTCAGTCCCCAGTCCAAAGAGCCATCCCAAGGTGTGGCCGCTATCCCACCACCCATGCTAGAGAAGTCTGAGGGAGCTAGTGCTGTGGGCCCTGCTCACAAGGGTGACGCATTGCAGTCACTCAGACTGAGTATGCCTATGCAGGAGACTGAATTGT CTGACAAAGAGCCATCACTGGAGATGGAGAATGAGGAGAAGATCCGCCGTGATGCTCGCCGACGGCTGGAGGAGCAGCTGAAACAGTACAGAGTGCAAAGGCACAAGGAGACG tcCTACCGCTCCACCCCAAAGAGCCGCAGTGGGTTCAGCACTCTGGACCCAGACCTCATGATGCACCCAGAGGTTCTTCCCCGGGCCAGCACCACCTCCATGACCACCGAGTACTCCTTCCTGCGAACCAGCGTCCCCCGGGGCCCTAAGCTGGGCAGCTTGGGCATTCCACCAGCCAAGGAAAGAAAGTCACGACCACCCCGCCCCAGCAAGATCCACTCACTGGCCGATTACAAGACCCTCGAGCCAGTAGGGGGCACTAATGATGGTGGTGGGTTCAGAACGTCTGAAGACTCCTCCCTGGGGTCCAACCTGAGCTCTGTATCCACCCTGTCCGAGGTCAGCATGATGTCAGAGGTTGGCTCCGTGGAGATGACCTCTTTGGAGGCTCTGCTGGGGTCATCAATGTCTCTCCAGGACAACACCTCGGAAATGGATGCCGGCAGCGAGTCGGGTATGGGGTCGCGGCCTGGTGTCGATGGGGATGACAGCTCTACCTACAGCAGCGTGTCCACCTCCGCCGGGGGTACTGGGATCTATGGCATGCTGGCTGAAGCAGTgggcaggcagagaggagggaactACATGGTGGAGGGTAGGGAGATCATTCCGGAGGCCATGGGCAACTTCCCATCACTGCAGGAGGTGCTGCAGGCTGCCAGCGACGAACAGCACCTGCTGGAGCAGGACAGGGAGGGGACCGGGGGACCACGCAGCCGCAGGGACAGTTTCTCCAGCAG TGTGTCATTGGAGAGCTCCGTGATGGGACATGACGAAATGCTCCAGGTTCTGAAGGAGAAGATGAGACTGGAGGGCCAGCTAGAGTCTCTGTCTTCTGAGGCCAACCAG GCTCTGAAAGAGAAGACTGAGCTCCAGGCCAAGCTGGCTACAGTCAATGCCCAGCTGCAGGCCCAGGTGGAGCAGTCCCATGCCAGCCAAGAGAAGCAGAGCTCCCTCAACAAGGAAGTGTCCACCCTGCGCCAGAGCTGCTTCCAGCTGGAGAGGGCCATGGTGGAGCTGCAGGGCAACCTGGAGAGCAAGAACGCTGGCCTGGCCTCGCTGGGCAACGATCTGCAGGTGGCTGAGGAGCAATACCAGAGACTCATGGGGAAGGTAGAGGAGATGCAGCAGAATGTGACCTCCAGGGATAACGCTG TTCAGGAGTTACGTCAGCAGATGGGTGGTCTCCAGACTCAGCTCCAGCACGTCCAGCTAGAGCGCACCACCCTGCAGAGCAGGTTGAAGACCTCCCAGGCAGAGATCATCTCGCTGCAGCAGGTCCGCCAGTGGTACCAGCAGCAGCTAGCGCTGGCCCAGGAGGCTCGGGTCCGACTCCAGGGCGAAATGGCCAACATGCAG GCTGGGCAGATGACCCAGATTGGTGCCTTGGAACACCTGAAGCTGGAGAACGTGACTCTGTCCCACCAGCTGACACAAACCCAGCATCGCTCAATCAAAGAGAAGGAGCGCATTGCTGTACAGCTGCAGAGTATTgag GCTGACATGATGACCCAGGAAGCTGCCTATCAGCAGATACAGGATGCCAAGAGCATGGTGGAGGACGACCTTCAGCACAAACTGGACGAGTTTGAGGAGGAGCGAGAGCACTTACAGAAGCTGGCCAACACCGCCAGCTCTctggagagagagctagagcag ATGAAGGTGACCCTATCCCAGAAGGACCTGCAGCTGGAGTCCCTCCAGAAGGAGCATCTGGAGCTTATGAGACAGCTGACAGCCACTCAGGAGAGCCTTCACACCAAAGAGCAGTCCATCAACCAGCTGGAGGCCCGCTACCTCGAGCTGGAGGCTACGCTGGCAGAGCTGCAGACAGAGACCAACGGCAAGGATGAGAACATCCAGTACCTGCAGAATGAGAAGATCGTGCTGGAGGTGGCCCTCCAGGTGGCCAGAGCTGATAAAAGTCAGCTGGACGAGGGGGCggagaggctgggggaggaggTGCTGGTGGCCTCAGATGTCCTTGATCAGCTCAGGCAGGAGGTCCAAGTCAAATCCTCACAG ATTGGATCTCTGCAGCAGGATAATGGCACCCTGAAGAAACAAGCTCAGAAATTGAAAGAGCAGTTCATGCAGCAAAAG GTGATGGTGGAGGCATATCGGCGGGATGCCAGCTCCAAGGAGCAGCTCATCAGCGAGCTGAAGTCAACTAAGAAGCGTCTGGTGTCAGAGGTGAAGGGACTGAAGCAGGAGCTGCTGGAGGCCCATGGGGAGAAACAGAAAGCTGAGCTGGAGCAGAGCCGGCTGCAGACGGAAGTGGTCCGGGTCCAGCAGCAAATGAACAGCCTGGAGAACCACCTGCAGTCTGTGCAGACCGAGAGGGATCAGCTGGAGTCTCAGATACAG TCCTTGCAGTTTGACCAGAGCCAGCTAGCAGCAGTGACTGAGGAGAATGAGGGCCTGAAGAAACAGGTGGACCTGATGCAGTCTGAAGCCAGGAA GGCCATCTCAGAACAGAAGGTGAGAATGAAGCGGCTGGGGACAGATTTGACCAGCGCGCAGAAAGATATGAAGGCCAAGCACAAGGCCTATGAGAACGCAGTGGGCATCCTGAGTCGCAGGCTCCAAGAGGCCCTGGCCGACAAGGAGACCACCGAGGCAGAGCTGGTCAAACTCAAGGCCCAGGTCTCAGACGGCGGCAACAACCAGGCCCTGCAG GATAAGATTAAGGCTCTGCAGAGTGAACACCAGGCTGTGAGCTACAGCAAGGCCATGCTGGAGAAGGAGCTACAGGAGGTCATCTCCCTCACCAGCACTGAGCTGGAAGAGTTACAGGAGAAAGTAATGGAGCTAGAAGATGAG CTGCAGGAGGCGCGATGCTTCAAGAGGAGGATTAGACGACTGGAAGACGCCAACAAGAAATTATCCCTGGAGCTGGAGCATGAGAAAGGGAAGTTGACGGGACTAGGGCAGTCCCATAATGCACTGCGGGAGCATACCAATATTCTAGAGACTGCCCTGGCCAAGAGGGAGGCCGACCTGGTCCAGCTCAACCTCCAG GTGCAAGCTGTACTAAAACGCAAAGAGGAGGAAGACCAACAGATGAAACAGCTGGTCCAGACACTACAGGTCGCCTTGGAGAAAGAAAAAGCCAAAGTCAAGGACCTGAAAGAGCAG GTGGCAGCAGCTAAGGCAGAGGCTGCCCACAACAGGCGGCATTACAGGGCAGCCATGCTGGAGCTGTGTGAGATCAAGAAGGACCTGCTGGCCAAAGAAGAGCTGGTCAAAGCCCTGCACAGCGAGGCACACAAACTACA GGCTCAGGATGAGAAACACTCTCAGGAGGTGTCCAGGTTCCAGGAGGAGCTATCAGAGGCCCACTCCCAGCTCCAGATCCTCCAGAAACAGCTGGATGAACAGCTTAGCAAGCAGCCCCTCACCAACCAGGAG GTTGAGGATTTGAAGTGGGAGGTGGagcagaggcagagggagatCGAGGCCCAGAGACAGCAGCTGGAACTGGTGGAGCAGTGCAGCCAGAGTGAGCTGGACAGCCTGCAGACAGCTCTACAG AGCATTAAGGTGGAGCTGGAGTCTGTGCAGGATGAACTGAGCAGCACCAGAAAGGATAAGTTCATGCTGCAGGCCAAGGTGGGGGAGCTGAGGAACAGCATGAAGACTGTTCTGCTGCAGAACCAGCAGCTCAAACTGGACCTCAAACAAAACCGCCTCCGAAAG CAGAGGATGGAGCCATCGAACCCATCAAATCCAGTGACCCCGGTGAAGATCCCAGACTGCCCTGTGCCTGCCTCCCTACTGGATGAGTTGCTCAAGCCCTCTGCCTCCGTCAACAAGGAGCCCCTCAATAACCTGCACAACTGTCTGCGCCAGCTCAA GCATGAGATGGACAACCTTCAGAAACAAATGGAGGAGCACACAGTCACCGTGCACGAGTCCATGACGTCATGGACTAACGCAGAGGAGGAATTGACTCGACTGGGGGTGCCGCTGGAGAATGACTCCATAACAGCTCCCCCTCTAAACCAGGTGGACCGTAACGGAGGAGCGGAGGAGGCACAGCCATCGTAA